A region of Thioalbus denitrificans DNA encodes the following proteins:
- the infC gene encoding translation initiation factor IF-3, with the protein MAAEKETRRNDQITASEVRVIDAEGEQLGVLPVREALRMAEEAELDLVEVSPTAKPPVCRIMDYGKFLFEKNKQRQVAKKKQKQVQIKEVKFRPGTEEGDYQVKLRNLVRFLNEGDKAKITLRFRGREMAHQELGLKLLNRVEQDLIELGAVEQRPRMEGRQMVMVIAPKKK; encoded by the coding sequence ATCGCTGCAGAAAAGGAAACACGCCGAAACGACCAGATCACGGCGTCCGAGGTCCGCGTCATCGACGCGGAAGGTGAACAGCTCGGCGTGCTGCCCGTTCGCGAGGCACTGCGCATGGCGGAGGAGGCGGAGCTGGACCTCGTCGAGGTCTCGCCGACGGCCAAGCCTCCGGTATGCCGCATCATGGATTACGGCAAGTTCTTGTTCGAGAAGAACAAGCAACGACAGGTTGCCAAGAAGAAACAGAAGCAGGTCCAGATTAAGGAAGTGAAGTTCCGTCCAGGGACGGAAGAAGGGGATTACCAGGTGAAGCTTCGCAACCTGGTACGTTTCCTGAACGAAGGGGACAAGGCCAAGATCACGCTGCGCTTCCGTGGCCGGGAGATGGCCCACCAGGAGCTCGGGCTCAAGCTGCTCAACCGGGTTGAGCAGGACCTCATCGAGCTCGGTGCGGTGGAACAGCGACCGCGCATGGAAGGCCGGCAGATGGTCATGGTGATCGCCCCGAAAAAGAAATGA
- the thrS gene encoding threonine--tRNA ligase encodes MPVITLPDGSRREYPQPVTLLEIAQSIGPGLAKAALAGKVDGRLLDLSTPVENDAQVALVTDRDPEGLEIIRHSTAHLLAQAVKELFPGAQVTIGPVIEDGFYYDFAFGRSFTPEDLEAIEKRMQELAEADLSVTRTVMPRDEAVDFFRGIGEEYKARIIADIPAGEALSLYRQGDFVDLCRGPHVPSTGRLKAFKLTKVAGAYWRGDARNEMLQRIYGTAWSDRKALKAYLRRLEEAEKRDHRRIGRELDLFSLQEDAGGGLVFWHPKGARIRKVIEDYWRDRHVRSGYELLFTPHIALEDLWHTSGHTDFYRESMYKPMEEDEQLYQLKPMNCPFHVLIYKDRLRSYRELPFRWAELGTVYRHEMSGALHGLMRVRGFTQDDAHVFCREEQIEDEILAILDLTLSMLNDFGFTQFEVNLSTRPDKSVGSDAIWDKATAGLKGALARKGLDYAVDEGGGAFYGPKIDIKIEDTIGRQWQCSTVQLDFNLPERFDLEYVAEDGQRRRPIMIHRALLGSIERFFGILIEHYEGKFPAWLAPVQAVVLDITDRQADYAREVEEFLKKQGFRVASDLRNEKIGFKIREHTLQRVPYLLVVGDREMEQRAVAVRTRSGEDLGSLSLEAFSERLADEVTRRV; translated from the coding sequence ATGCCCGTGATTACCCTCCCCGACGGCAGTCGTCGCGAATACCCCCAGCCGGTCACCCTCCTGGAAATCGCCCAGTCCATCGGTCCCGGCCTGGCCAAGGCCGCGCTGGCCGGCAAGGTGGACGGCCGCCTGCTGGATCTCTCGACCCCGGTGGAGAACGACGCCCAGGTGGCCCTGGTCACCGACCGCGACCCCGAGGGGCTGGAGATTATCCGCCACTCCACCGCCCACCTGCTGGCCCAGGCCGTGAAGGAGCTGTTCCCCGGCGCCCAGGTGACCATCGGGCCGGTGATCGAGGACGGCTTCTACTATGACTTCGCCTTCGGGCGCAGCTTCACGCCCGAGGATCTCGAGGCCATCGAGAAGCGGATGCAGGAGCTGGCCGAGGCCGACCTGAGCGTCACCCGCACGGTGATGCCCCGCGACGAGGCCGTCGACTTCTTCCGCGGCATCGGGGAGGAGTACAAGGCGCGGATCATCGCCGACATCCCGGCGGGGGAGGCGCTTTCCCTCTACCGGCAGGGCGACTTCGTCGACCTGTGCCGCGGCCCCCACGTGCCCAGCACCGGCCGGCTGAAGGCGTTCAAGCTCACCAAGGTGGCCGGCGCCTACTGGCGCGGGGATGCCCGCAACGAGATGCTCCAGCGCATCTACGGCACCGCCTGGAGCGACCGCAAGGCGCTCAAGGCCTACCTCCGGCGGCTGGAGGAGGCCGAGAAGCGGGATCACCGCCGCATCGGCCGCGAGCTGGACCTCTTCAGCCTGCAGGAGGACGCCGGCGGCGGCCTGGTGTTCTGGCACCCCAAGGGCGCGCGCATCCGCAAGGTCATCGAGGACTACTGGCGCGATCGCCATGTGCGCTCGGGCTACGAGCTGCTGTTCACCCCGCACATCGCGCTGGAGGACCTCTGGCACACCTCCGGGCACACGGACTTCTACCGCGAGTCCATGTACAAGCCCATGGAGGAGGACGAGCAGCTCTACCAGCTCAAGCCCATGAACTGCCCGTTCCACGTCCTGATCTACAAGGATCGGCTGCGCTCCTACCGCGAGCTGCCGTTCCGCTGGGCGGAGCTCGGTACCGTCTACCGGCACGAGATGTCCGGCGCGCTGCACGGGCTGATGCGGGTGCGCGGCTTCACCCAGGACGACGCCCACGTCTTCTGCCGCGAGGAGCAGATCGAGGACGAAATCCTGGCCATCCTCGACCTCACCCTGTCGATGCTCAACGACTTCGGCTTCACCCAGTTCGAGGTCAACCTCTCCACCCGCCCGGACAAGTCGGTGGGTTCGGACGCGATCTGGGACAAGGCCACCGCCGGCCTGAAGGGCGCGCTCGCCCGCAAGGGGCTCGACTATGCGGTGGACGAGGGCGGCGGCGCCTTCTACGGACCCAAGATCGATATCAAGATCGAGGACACCATCGGCCGCCAGTGGCAGTGCTCCACCGTGCAGCTCGATTTCAACCTGCCCGAGCGCTTCGATCTCGAGTACGTGGCCGAGGACGGCCAGCGCCGCCGGCCGATCATGATCCACCGCGCACTGCTGGGATCCATCGAGCGTTTCTTCGGAATTCTCATCGAACACTACGAGGGGAAATTCCCCGCCTGGCTGGCCCCGGTGCAGGCGGTGGTGCTGGATATTACTGATAGACAGGCCGATTATGCCCGGGAAGTCGAAGAATTCCTGAAAAAACAGGGATTCAGGGTGGCTTCCGACTTGAGAAACGAGAAGATCGGCTTTAAAATCCGCGAACACACGCTCCAACGCGTGCCCTACCTGCTGGTGGTGGGCGACCGCGAGATGGAGCAACGGGCTGTTGCAGTGCGCACACGTTCCGGCGAAGACCTGGGTAGCCTCTCACTCGAGGCATTCAGCGAACGTCTCGCCGATGAAGTGACGCGCCGGGTATAA
- the rplT gene encoding 50S ribosomal protein L20: MPRVKRGVQARARHKKVLKQAKGYYGARSRVYRVAKQAVTKAGQYAYRDRRQRKRQFRALWIARINAAARECGLSYSRLIHGLKLASVEIDRKVLADLAVFEKAAFAAIAEKAKASLAG; encoded by the coding sequence ATGCCCCGAGTCAAGCGCGGCGTGCAGGCACGTGCACGCCACAAGAAAGTTCTCAAGCAGGCCAAGGGTTACTACGGTGCCCGCAGCCGCGTCTACCGTGTTGCCAAGCAGGCCGTCACCAAGGCCGGTCAGTACGCCTACCGCGACCGCCGTCAGCGCAAGCGCCAGTTCCGCGCCCTGTGGATCGCGCGCATCAACGCCGCGGCCCGCGAGTGCGGCCTGTCCTACAGCCGCCTGATCCACGGCCTCAAGCTGGCCTCCGTGGAGATCGACCGCAAGGTGCTGGCTGATCTGGCCGTGTTCGAAAAGGCGGCGTTTGCCGCCATTGCCGAAAAGGCCAAGGCCAGTCTGGCCGGTTGA
- the rpmI gene encoding 50S ribosomal protein L35, with protein MPKMKSNRGAAKRFKKTASGGFKRGQSHLRHILTKKSSKRKRHLRHSTMVHEADVGLIKRMLPYS; from the coding sequence ATGCCCAAGATGAAGTCCAACCGCGGAGCGGCCAAGCGCTTCAAGAAGACCGCCTCCGGCGGCTTCAAGCGCGGCCAGTCGCACCTGCGCCACATCCTCACCAAGAAGAGCAGCAAGCGTAAGCGCCACCTTCGCCACAGCACCATGGTGCATGAGGCCGATGTGGGTCTGATCAAACGCATGTTGCCCTACAGCTGA